Proteins encoded in a region of the Mucilaginibacter sabulilitoris genome:
- a CDS encoding VCBS repeat-containing protein, which produces MLTPVETSITFRNDLVENEGLNVLSYEYLYNGGGVAVGDINNDGLEDLFFTSNLGPNKLYLNLGNMKFKDITKDAGTGLAGRPGDWKTGVTMADVNGDGLPDIYVCYSGLGDNSKRRNQLFINKGNNKFTEQAHEYGLDDAGYSTQAVFFDYNNDGKLDMFLLNHNVKKISNLEFAQNKKETDELASNKLFENQGGHFVDVSKKAGIIQNPLTFGLGVAIADINKDGLQDIYVTNDYNEPDYLYINNGNGTFTDKSKQSLRHLSQFSMGVDIADMNNDGFSDILTLDMLPPDNRRQKLLQLQENYESFELMLQQDLYKQYMRNMLQLNNGDGTFSEIGQLAGISNTDWSWCPLMADFDNDGYKDIFISNGYFRDYTNKDFLRYWGDYKLKKAMDREPYLLMDLVKAMPSTTLSNYIFQNNHDLTFTEKKQDWGITKAGISSGAVYADMDNDGDLDLVTNNINSEASIYQNTTMETAKKNYIAINLKQPGANVNAIGSKVYVYNDKKVQYQEVNPNRGYLSCVSTVLNFGLGNQNKVDSIRIIWPDQSTQLLTGVKINQRLNITYKSGLTAYKSAGKGIAKPVFSLAKPIIDYKHTETTINDFKRQLLMLFMSSKTGPVIAKGDVNKDGLEDLFIGGDQTTPGKLYIQKAGGTFTVTEISDLNHENTSAAVFFDANGDGFQDLYVAKGGYSLLEPGSSDLQDKLYFNDGKGNFTLSTTSLPVLNTDSKSCVRPCDYNKDGKIDLFVGSNVIPGQYPVTPKSYLLTNAGDGRFTITDAPFSACGMVKDAQWADLNGDGRKDLIICGEFMPIMVYTNTANGFIDETVKYFEHQESGFWNSLTITDVDGDGKPDIIAGNLGTNTQIHVTAAEPAEMYYADFDSNGSIDPFFNFYIQGVSYPFVSRDELNEQIYPMRKKFNSYKAYCDATMKDIFSPDDLAKATKLSANNVQTSCFLNRNGKFVKTPLPQEAQFSIVSQIITADFNHDGKTDLLLLGNHADNRLKLGSFDANYGCLLTGDGKGNFKYETQVVSGLSVTGDVKSATELKINGNRYLLIGVSDQALQFYKEN; this is translated from the coding sequence TTGTTAACTCCTGTAGAAACCAGCATCACTTTTCGTAATGACCTGGTAGAGAACGAAGGGTTAAACGTACTGTCGTATGAGTATCTATACAATGGTGGCGGTGTTGCGGTTGGCGATATTAATAATGATGGTTTAGAAGACTTGTTTTTCACCAGTAATCTGGGCCCAAACAAGCTTTACCTTAACCTGGGTAATATGAAGTTTAAAGATATTACCAAAGATGCAGGCACAGGGCTGGCGGGCAGACCCGGCGACTGGAAAACCGGTGTTACCATGGCCGATGTAAATGGCGATGGCTTACCGGATATTTATGTTTGCTACTCGGGTTTGGGTGACAACAGCAAGCGCCGTAACCAATTATTCATTAACAAAGGCAATAACAAATTTACCGAACAGGCCCATGAATATGGCTTGGATGATGCTGGTTATAGCACCCAGGCGGTTTTTTTTGATTACAACAATGACGGTAAACTCGACATGTTTTTGCTTAACCACAACGTTAAAAAAATAAGTAACCTGGAATTTGCCCAAAACAAAAAAGAAACCGATGAACTGGCGAGTAACAAGCTCTTTGAAAATCAGGGAGGGCATTTTGTTGACGTTTCTAAAAAGGCAGGCATTATTCAAAACCCGCTAACTTTTGGGCTCGGTGTGGCCATTGCTGATATTAATAAAGATGGCCTGCAGGATATTTATGTAACTAATGATTATAACGAACCCGATTATTTATACATCAATAATGGGAATGGAACTTTTACTGATAAGAGCAAGCAGAGTCTCAGACACCTTTCTCAATTTTCGATGGGAGTAGATATTGCCGATATGAATAATGACGGCTTTTCTGATATCCTCACCCTGGATATGCTGCCGCCTGATAACCGCAGGCAAAAACTTTTACAGTTACAGGAAAACTACGAGTCATTTGAATTAATGCTGCAGCAAGACTTGTACAAACAATACATGCGTAACATGCTGCAGTTAAATAATGGTGACGGAACTTTTAGTGAAATTGGCCAGCTGGCGGGTATTTCCAACACCGACTGGAGCTGGTGCCCCCTCATGGCCGATTTTGACAACGACGGTTATAAAGACATTTTTATATCCAATGGCTATTTCAGGGATTATACCAACAAGGATTTTTTACGCTATTGGGGCGATTATAAGCTTAAAAAGGCAATGGACAGGGAACCTTACCTATTAATGGATTTGGTAAAGGCTATGCCATCAACCACTTTGTCAAACTATATATTCCAAAACAACCATGACCTTACCTTCACCGAAAAAAAACAGGATTGGGGAATAACAAAAGCCGGCATATCAAGCGGGGCTGTTTACGCAGATATGGATAACGACGGCGACCTGGACCTGGTTACCAATAATATTAACAGCGAAGCATCCATTTATCAGAACACGACTATGGAAACCGCTAAAAAGAACTACATAGCTATTAATTTAAAGCAACCCGGCGCCAATGTAAATGCTATAGGCTCCAAGGTTTATGTATATAACGATAAAAAAGTACAATATCAGGAGGTTAACCCTAACCGGGGTTATCTTTCTTGTGTATCAACGGTTTTAAACTTTGGCCTGGGCAACCAAAACAAGGTCGATTCCATCCGCATTATATGGCCCGATCAATCTACGCAGTTACTTACTGGCGTTAAAATAAACCAGCGGCTTAATATTACTTATAAAAGTGGTTTAACCGCATATAAATCTGCAGGTAAAGGCATTGCGAAGCCTGTTTTTAGTCTTGCCAAACCCATAATTGATTATAAACATACCGAGACTACCATAAATGATTTTAAACGCCAGTTGCTGATGCTTTTCATGAGCTCAAAAACGGGTCCTGTAATAGCCAAAGGCGATGTCAATAAAGATGGGTTAGAAGACCTCTTTATTGGGGGCGATCAGACGACACCGGGTAAACTATACATTCAAAAAGCAGGCGGAACTTTTACCGTAACCGAAATATCCGACCTCAATCACGAAAATACTTCGGCCGCGGTTTTTTTTGACGCGAATGGAGATGGCTTCCAGGACCTTTATGTGGCCAAAGGCGGCTACTCTTTATTAGAACCCGGCAGCTCAGACTTGCAGGATAAACTGTATTTTAACGATGGCAAAGGTAATTTTACCCTGTCCACTACTTCACTGCCGGTACTTAATACTGATAGCAAATCATGCGTTCGTCCGTGTGATTATAATAAGGATGGCAAAATTGACCTGTTTGTAGGTTCGAATGTTATACCGGGCCAGTATCCGGTAACACCCAAAAGCTACCTGCTTACTAACGCCGGCGACGGGCGTTTTACCATAACCGACGCACCATTTTCTGCCTGTGGCATGGTAAAGGATGCGCAATGGGCCGATTTAAATGGCGACGGTCGCAAAGACCTGATTATTTGCGGCGAATTTATGCCTATTATGGTTTATACCAATACCGCTAATGGTTTTATTGACGAAACTGTTAAATACTTTGAACACCAGGAAAGCGGTTTCTGGAACAGCTTGACCATTACCGACGTTGACGGGGATGGAAAACCGGATATAATAGCCGGCAACCTGGGTACCAACACCCAGATACATGTAACAGCCGCCGAACCCGCCGAAATGTATTACGCTGATTTTGATAGCAATGGCTCTATCGACCCCTTCTTTAATTTCTATATACAGGGTGTTAGCTACCCATTTGTTAGCCGTGATGAATTAAATGAGCAGATTTACCCAATGCGTAAAAAATTCAATTCGTACAAAGCATATTGCGATGCCACTATGAAGGACATTTTTAGTCCTGATGATTTGGCCAAAGCCACCAAACTAAGCGCTAATAATGTGCAAACCAGTTGCTTTTTAAATAGGAACGGTAAATTTGTAAAAACACCGTTACCACAGGAAGCACAATTCTCTATAGTATCGCAAATAATAACAGCCGATTTTAATCATGATGGCAAAACCGACTTACTCTTATTGGGGAACCACGCTGATAACCGCTTGAAATTAGGCAGTTTTGACGCCAACTACGGGTGCTTGCTAACCGGCGACGGCAAGGGTAATTTTAAATATGAAACCCAGGTAGTATCGGGGCTTTCTGTTACCGGCGATGTCAAATCGGCTACAGAGTTAAAAATTAATGGTAACAGGTACCTGCTGATTGGGGTATCGGATCAGGCTTTACAATTTTATAAAGAGAACTAA
- a CDS encoding vanadium-dependent haloperoxidase — protein sequence MIKNILFFLLILCSTGGYAQKTKKPLPDYLQLDKAINAISVVMIHDVVNPPAAARYYNYVMLGAYNLTALNNKDIIPLADFVKSYKEDNQISIEKGKYNYQIAAIYCMLETGKQMLPSGFMLQPDQDKYIALLKANKIDDEIIKQSIAAATEMTAKVIKYSKGDNYNRLSGKLRYTPLKGGKNWYPTPPTYMEAVEPNWKTIRPMLIDSSNEFVPVRPAPFSTDTASEFYKQAYEVYTVSKNPPMEQVTIANFWDCNPFAVTTSGHMMIGFKKISPGGHWMNIAGIVSKKAGLSFDKSVTVLTIEAITLMDAFISCWDEKYRSNGIRPETYINKYIDITWVPYLQTPPFPEYPSGHAVLSNASAGVLTYLLGDNFAYTDDSEIPYGVGPRNFKSFIEAAEEASISRFYGGIHFKDAIVFGNKQGRLVADKVIEKIKAAKITRQNK from the coding sequence ATGATAAAAAACATACTCTTTTTTTTATTGATACTATGTAGTACAGGCGGCTATGCTCAAAAAACCAAAAAGCCCTTGCCTGACTATTTACAACTCGACAAGGCTATCAATGCTATATCCGTAGTAATGATACATGACGTGGTAAACCCACCCGCTGCCGCCCGTTATTACAACTACGTTATGCTGGGGGCCTATAACCTTACGGCTTTAAATAATAAAGATATTATTCCGCTGGCCGATTTTGTTAAAAGTTATAAAGAAGACAATCAAATCAGCATCGAAAAAGGAAAATACAATTACCAGATTGCTGCTATTTATTGCATGCTGGAAACCGGCAAACAAATGCTGCCATCGGGTTTTATGCTACAGCCTGACCAGGACAAATACATTGCCCTGTTAAAAGCAAATAAAATTGACGACGAAATTATTAAACAATCAATCGCCGCGGCAACCGAAATGACCGCTAAGGTGATTAAATATTCAAAAGGCGATAACTACAACAGGTTAAGCGGCAAATTGCGATATACACCTTTAAAAGGTGGCAAAAACTGGTATCCAACCCCTCCTACTTATATGGAAGCTGTTGAGCCCAACTGGAAAACCATCAGGCCTATGCTTATAGATTCGTCTAACGAATTTGTACCGGTGAGGCCTGCACCATTCAGTACAGATACTGCCAGTGAGTTTTATAAGCAAGCTTACGAGGTTTATACGGTTTCTAAAAATCCGCCCATGGAACAAGTTACTATAGCCAACTTTTGGGATTGTAACCCTTTCGCGGTAACTACATCAGGTCATATGATGATCGGTTTTAAAAAAATAAGTCCGGGCGGGCACTGGATGAACATTGCGGGCATTGTTTCAAAAAAAGCAGGTTTGAGCTTTGACAAATCCGTTACCGTACTAACCATTGAAGCCATAACCCTCATGGATGCTTTTATAAGCTGCTGGGACGAAAAATATCGCAGCAATGGTATACGACCCGAAACATACATCAATAAATACATTGATATTACCTGGGTACCCTATTTGCAAACACCGCCGTTCCCTGAGTATCCCAGCGGCCATGCGGTATTATCCAATGCTTCGGCAGGAGTTTTAACTTACCTGTTAGGTGATAATTTTGCTTATACCGATGATTCAGAGATTCCGTATGGTGTAGGCCCACGAAACTTTAAATCATTCATCGAAGCAGCCGAAGAGGCATCTATATCCAGGTTTTATGGCGGTATTCATTTTAAAGACGCTATAGTTTTTGGTAATAAACAAGGCCGATTGGTAGCAGATAAGGTTATTGAAAAAATCAAGGCGGCAAAAATAACCCGGCAAAATAAATAG
- a CDS encoding IS110 family RNA-guided transposase: MKKMHFHAAGIDIGARKLFVGLEGQPVRSFETFTSDLVSLKHYLLEHKVSTVAMEATGVYWYVLYDILLDAGLDVWLVDGRQTRQLPGRKTDVKDCQWIQQLHSYGLLNRCYVSEGHIKELRSYQRLREDHLRSAAMHVQHMQKALIEMNIRLPEVLSQVHGVSGMALIDAILQGERDPAKLFSLCHKKIRENKGEELLKALQGHYTAQGLFALGQAYKGYGFYQGQIQECDSQIDRVLQRINRDKSLPPGISGGKRKAIRHNKPNIDNLGDHLLKIFDGKDATKLPGITDYNWLQLYTEVGSDLSRWPSEKHFTSWLGLSPGHDRSGKKNKSKSKGKPTVGQIFKQMAHGLLNSKYIGWGSFARRLRGRKGPAIAIKATARKLAAQYWRLIVKGADFVEKGLHSYENILKEQKQRRLERLALELNMELVPA, encoded by the coding sequence ATGAAAAAGATGCATTTTCATGCAGCGGGCATAGATATAGGCGCCCGTAAGCTATTCGTGGGGCTTGAAGGTCAGCCGGTTCGTTCGTTTGAAACTTTCACCAGTGATCTGGTATCACTTAAGCATTATTTATTGGAGCATAAAGTAAGTACGGTAGCCATGGAAGCGACAGGAGTTTACTGGTATGTGCTTTATGATATTCTTTTGGATGCGGGATTAGATGTGTGGCTTGTTGACGGTCGGCAGACACGGCAGTTACCAGGCAGAAAAACAGATGTAAAGGATTGCCAGTGGATACAGCAGTTGCATAGCTATGGTTTACTGAACCGCTGTTATGTTTCAGAGGGGCATATCAAAGAATTGCGTAGTTATCAGCGTCTTCGGGAGGATCACCTTCGGAGTGCGGCCATGCATGTTCAACACATGCAGAAGGCACTGATAGAAATGAATATCCGTTTGCCGGAGGTATTAAGCCAGGTCCATGGAGTAAGCGGCATGGCGTTGATCGATGCGATACTGCAGGGTGAGCGTGATCCTGCTAAGTTGTTTTCACTGTGCCATAAAAAGATCAGGGAGAATAAAGGAGAAGAACTATTGAAGGCCTTGCAGGGCCATTATACAGCCCAGGGGCTTTTTGCCTTGGGTCAGGCCTATAAGGGCTATGGTTTTTATCAGGGTCAGATACAGGAATGCGACAGTCAGATTGATCGTGTTTTACAGCGGATCAACAGGGACAAGAGCCTACCGCCGGGAATAAGCGGCGGGAAACGCAAAGCGATCCGTCACAACAAACCTAATATCGATAATCTGGGGGATCACTTGTTGAAAATATTTGATGGTAAAGACGCGACCAAACTCCCGGGTATTACAGATTACAACTGGTTACAGTTATACACAGAGGTAGGTTCGGATCTTAGCCGATGGCCAAGTGAAAAACATTTCACCAGTTGGCTTGGTTTATCGCCGGGGCATGACCGTTCTGGAAAGAAAAACAAAAGTAAAAGCAAGGGTAAGCCGACCGTTGGGCAAATATTCAAACAGATGGCCCATGGATTATTGAACAGCAAGTATATCGGCTGGGGTTCATTTGCAAGAAGATTAAGGGGTAGAAAAGGCCCCGCGATAGCTATTAAAGCTACAGCCAGAAAACTGGCTGCTCAATACTGGCGTTTAATCGTAAAAGGCGCCGACTTTGTAGAGAAGGGCCTTCACTCGTATGAGAACATTCTTAAAGAACAGAAACAAAGGCGATTAGAAAGACTCGCCCTTGAATTAAATATGGAACTTGTGCCTGCTTAA
- a CDS encoding FG-GAP-like repeat-containing protein translates to MNLRTLVLSGLFVLTAVICLNSFTTRQTPRLADDGKALFVRYCTTCHMEPDPAGLTKEIWQNHVLPIMASRMGIIYPNYDPLRGLSDEERAIVKKHNIIPDEPILTNEEYGKIVNYILSNAPDTVSFDQQRLTRDNPLKQFIRQDIQIDNQAPSLITGLEYNTATKTLWIGNFYKKVYQWQFDKGITKVISTNSPVVDFNFYKSDTYFTEIGKLYPTELSTGSYSLLKDSISSPLITELHRPVHTEIEDLDNDGVPEVVVCNFGNKTGSLSLFKKTRAGKYNEQVLMPLAGAIKCYIKDMDGDGRKDIVAMFSQGDESVWIFYQKDKLKFKAKRVLRFPPDYGTTDMVLVDYNNDGLTDIVTVHGDNADYSNILKAFHGIRLHINQGNDVFKDKFFYPMYGVTRVLAEDFDKDGDIDFAATAFFPAFDKLVDESFVYLENTDKDKFNFKPYTLKSEVPVKTLTLEAADVDGDGDLDIITGNFAQSPGPAPADLDQKWKSAKYGLSFFFNQLYQSKK, encoded by the coding sequence ATGAATTTAAGGACCTTAGTTTTATCGGGGCTTTTTGTTTTAACCGCGGTTATTTGCTTAAACTCGTTCACCACACGGCAAACCCCGCGCCTGGCCGATGATGGAAAGGCGCTTTTTGTAAGGTACTGCACCACCTGCCACATGGAGCCTGATCCCGCCGGGCTTACAAAAGAAATATGGCAAAACCATGTACTGCCCATCATGGCCAGCCGAATGGGTATCATTTATCCCAATTATGATCCGTTACGAGGACTCTCAGATGAAGAAAGAGCTATTGTTAAGAAACATAATATTATTCCTGATGAACCCATTTTAACTAATGAAGAATATGGTAAAATTGTCAATTACATTCTGAGCAATGCACCGGATACTGTCAGTTTTGATCAACAACGTTTAACGCGCGACAATCCTTTGAAACAGTTTATACGGCAGGATATTCAAATAGACAACCAGGCACCTTCCCTGATAACCGGTTTGGAGTATAATACAGCTACTAAAACCCTTTGGATAGGCAATTTCTACAAAAAGGTTTATCAATGGCAATTTGATAAGGGCATTACCAAAGTTATCAGCACTAACAGCCCGGTAGTTGATTTTAACTTTTATAAAAGCGATACTTACTTCACAGAAATAGGAAAACTATACCCCACAGAACTAAGCACTGGTTCTTATTCGTTATTGAAGGATAGCATCAGTTCACCATTAATTACTGAATTACATCGCCCGGTACACACCGAGATAGAAGATTTGGATAATGATGGTGTACCGGAAGTGGTGGTTTGTAATTTCGGCAATAAAACAGGCTCGCTGTCGCTATTTAAAAAGACCAGGGCCGGCAAGTACAATGAACAAGTATTAATGCCTCTTGCGGGTGCTATTAAGTGTTATATAAAGGATATGGATGGTGATGGCAGGAAAGATATTGTGGCCATGTTTTCGCAGGGAGATGAAAGCGTATGGATCTTTTATCAGAAAGATAAACTAAAATTTAAAGCTAAACGGGTTTTACGCTTTCCGCCTGATTACGGCACAACCGACATGGTTCTGGTTGATTATAATAATGACGGCCTTACAGATATTGTAACCGTACATGGTGATAATGCTGATTACTCCAACATCCTGAAAGCTTTTCATGGCATCCGTCTCCATATTAACCAGGGCAATGATGTTTTTAAGGATAAATTCTTTTACCCTATGTACGGAGTAACCCGGGTATTGGCAGAAGATTTTGACAAAGATGGCGATATTGACTTTGCCGCCACGGCGTTTTTCCCTGCGTTTGATAAACTGGTTGATGAATCATTCGTCTATCTGGAAAATACAGACAAGGATAAGTTTAATTTTAAACCCTATACCTTAAAGAGCGAGGTACCTGTTAAAACATTAACATTAGAAGCCGCCGATGTTGATGGCGATGGAGATCTGGACATTATAACCGGCAACTTTGCTCAAAGCCCCGGCCCCGCACCTGCGGATCTGGACCAAAAATGGAAATCGGCAAAGTATGGTTTGAGTTTTTTTTTTAATCAGCTTTATCAGAGTAAAAAGTAA
- a CDS encoding SusD/RagB family nutrient-binding outer membrane lipoprotein encodes MKKQLIYSCLLIGATFIAGCTKNFDQINTDPTKVAPTLITAPFLMSQAQIKFSNSGYDQLLFQSMWSQSLASTYDYYGNGDKYIYAGSGRDYFSRTWNTSYGSSTLIDEMKNVIKGNAAFSNLDNCGTILRMMILQRITDAYGDIPFSQEGQAKEGVVTPVFDTQQSIYTSMLSQLEAATAALDVSKAGPSSDLFYSGDVSKWKKLGYSLMLRAAMRLTKVDPATAQKYAEKAYAGGAMASIEDNAKVKADNTNGNGNSDAAALLVTDDFREVRWSKTLIDYMKLTADPRISAIAEISTGTGKKANETQVVGVNTASLQVGMPNGYDLKGGATDIANAPGYPGTSPANPAVTGDAAAPVGKYSRPQFAVYDDRNRYNFLMTYGESELLFAEAASRGWSTGSAATHYANALTADLQTLAQFGTTSVAPASIATYVAAHPLVAGTALQQINMEYFVHTSATFNFNETWANWRRSGYPVLTKVNYPNQFATTIPRRIPYPLGLPSTNAANYAAAVARLSGGDTFIAKVWWDK; translated from the coding sequence ATGAAAAAACAACTGATATATAGTTGCCTGCTTATAGGTGCCACCTTTATAGCGGGTTGTACTAAAAATTTCGACCAGATAAATACGGATCCTACTAAAGTTGCCCCAACTTTAATTACTGCACCATTTTTGATGTCTCAGGCCCAAATTAAATTTTCAAATTCGGGGTATGATCAATTGCTTTTTCAAAGTATGTGGTCGCAGTCATTAGCTTCCACTTATGATTACTACGGCAACGGCGATAAGTATATCTATGCTGGCAGCGGACGCGATTATTTTTCAAGAACATGGAACACCAGCTATGGCTCATCTACATTAATTGATGAGATGAAGAATGTTATTAAAGGCAATGCAGCTTTTAGTAACCTTGATAATTGCGGCACTATTTTGAGGATGATGATATTGCAGCGCATTACTGATGCATATGGCGATATACCTTTTTCACAGGAAGGGCAAGCAAAAGAAGGGGTAGTTACACCTGTTTTTGATACCCAGCAAAGTATCTACACTTCTATGCTTAGCCAGTTGGAAGCAGCAACCGCTGCTTTGGACGTATCGAAAGCCGGACCCTCTTCTGATCTTTTTTATTCTGGAGATGTTTCCAAATGGAAGAAATTAGGTTATTCGCTGATGCTTAGAGCTGCCATGCGTTTAACTAAAGTTGACCCCGCTACTGCGCAGAAATATGCAGAAAAGGCATATGCTGGCGGAGCTATGGCCTCTATAGAGGACAATGCAAAAGTAAAAGCTGACAATACAAACGGGAATGGTAACAGTGACGCTGCTGCATTATTAGTGACTGATGATTTCAGGGAAGTAAGATGGTCAAAAACTTTGATAGATTATATGAAGTTAACAGCCGACCCTCGCATTAGTGCTATTGCTGAAATTTCAACCGGTACCGGAAAAAAGGCTAACGAAACCCAGGTAGTTGGTGTTAATACAGCAAGCCTGCAAGTAGGTATGCCAAATGGTTATGACCTTAAAGGTGGTGCTACTGACATCGCAAATGCCCCTGGTTATCCGGGCACAAGCCCTGCTAATCCAGCTGTTACAGGCGATGCAGCTGCTCCGGTTGGTAAATACTCCCGTCCTCAGTTTGCAGTTTATGATGATCGTAACCGTTATAACTTCCTGATGACTTACGGAGAAAGCGAGCTTTTATTTGCTGAAGCGGCCTCAAGAGGCTGGAGTACTGGTTCCGCAGCAACACATTATGCGAACGCACTTACAGCTGATTTACAAACGCTGGCTCAGTTTGGTACAACATCTGTAGCTCCGGCAAGCATAGCTACTTATGTTGCTGCTCACCCTTTGGTAGCTGGTACAGCTTTACAACAGATTAATATGGAATATTTTGTTCATACCTCAGCAACATTTAATTTCAATGAAACCTGGGCTAATTGGAGAAGGTCGGGTTACCCGGTTTTAACCAAAGTAAACTATCCAAATCAATTTGCCACAACTATTCCAAGAAGGATTCCTTATCCGCTTGGATTACCATCAACAAACGCTGCAAATTATGCGGCCGCTGTTGCCAGACTTTCGGGTGGAGATACCTTCATCGCCAAAGTATGGTGGGATAAATAA